The following is a genomic window from Janibacter sp. DB-40.
AGCGCATGTGGCGTCCGGGATCCTCCTGGAGCTACATGGAGGACCGGGGCTCGACCACGGCCAACCACTACGACCACGTGCACGTCTCCGTGAACTGACCCCCGCCTCCCGCAGGCGCGGAAATCGAGGGTGGACGTGGTAATTACCGCGTCCGCCCTCGATTTCTGCGTCCAGACCGGATCGGGCCGTGCTCAGCCCGCGGTCCGGTCACGCTGGTCCTTGACCGCGAAGGCCAGGGCCACGAGCACGACCAGCCCGATGAGGCCGAAGCCGACCACGAACGCGACCGACCAGCTGCCGCTCACGCCGAGCGCGGCGAAGGCGGCCGAGGTGATGACGGCGATGCCGATCGAGGTGCCGATGCGCTGCCCGGTCTGCATCACCGCGCCCGAGCTGCCGGCGTAGTCGAGGGGCACGTCGGCCAGCGTGAGCGTCTGGTTGGGACTGATCACGGCACCCTGGGCCACGCCGATGAAGGCGAGGCTGAGCACGAGCCACCACTCGCTGGCCAGCCCCTGCGCCCGCAGCAGCACGACCGCGATGCTCAGCGCCAGCCCGGCCAGGGCGAAGAGCAGCCCGCCGATGACGACCTTGCGTCCGTAGCGGATGACGCGGCTGCCGGCCCAGTGCGCGGCCACGGCCGAGATGAACGCGGACGGGACGCCGACGAGGCCGGCCTGCAGCGCGCTCCTGCCGGCGCCCTCCTGGAGGTACATGGCCACGAGCACCCAGATGCTCGTCATGCCCAGGAAGTAGAGCATGACGATGATGCTGCCGTTGGTGAAGCTGCGGATCCCGAAGATGTCGAGGTTGACCATCGGGCTGCGGCCGGTCGCGCGGTAGTGCTGCTCCCACTTCACCCAGACCCACGCGAGGAGGACCCCGACGGGCAGGAGCAGCCACAGCCACCCGGAGGAGCGGCCCTCGACGAAGGGGAACATCGTCGCGAGCACGGCCAGGCCGAGCAGGAGCGAGCCGACCGGGTCGAGCGAGCGCGACGCCTTCGGGGCGCCCGGGTCGGTGGCTGCCGGTACACGCCGCAGGAGGGGGCGGGGGAACCAGCGCAGCGCGAGCGCCAGGCAGAGCAACCCCACCGGCACGTTGACGAGGAAGGTCAGGCGCCACCCGATCTCGGGGCCACCGAGCTGGATGAGCAGTCCTCCGAGCACTGGCCCGATCCCCACGGCGACGCCGACGACGCTGCCGAAGTACCCGAAGGCCCTGCCCCGCTCGGCGCCGCGGAAGTACTGCTGGATCATGCCGACGCCCTGCGGGTTGACCAGGCCGGAGCCGACGCCCTGGACGAAGCGGGCCGCGTTGAGCGCATCGGCGTTGGGTGCCAGGCCGGCGGCGACCGACGCGAGGGTGAAGACGCCGACCCCGAGGACGAACAGGCCCCCGCGCCCCATGAGGTCGCCCGCGCGCCCGGCGGCGACGAGGACGACGCCGAAGGTCAGGGCGTAGCCGGCGAGCACCCACTGGGCGTCCGAGTCGCTGGCGTCGAGGCCCTCCTGGATCGAGGGGAGGGCGACGTTGACGATGCTCACGCCGACGAGGGACATGAAGATCGCGACCAGGAGCACCCACAGCACGCGCCAGCGGTGGGCGTCCGAGATCACGTCACGGGGGTCATCGACCGCCTCGGCCTGACCCGCCACCCGTGACCTCCCTCAGCTCGATTCGTGCATCCTGCAGACAAACGCCGGGGCATCTCCGGACATTCCCGCGGGCCGTCGGACGAAGGGGGTGGGTCACCGGTAGTCGGGCAGCAACCCCGTCGGTTGGTCGTGCCACCCGAGGTCGCGGATGAGCCCCCAACAGTCGGGGCGCGAGCCGTCGACGTCGGTCACGCCGTACGCGTCGGACAGCTGCCGGGCGGTCAGCACCGCTCCGTGGTGGCGGGCAGCATCGGCATCGGCCGCGAGGGCCGCCACGCCCCGCGCGACGTAGGTGGGCGTCTCCGAGGCGCCGAAGCCGGGCACCCGCTCGGCGGCCTCGGCCCAGGTCTCCTCGGTGACGCCGAACGCCTCGAGCATCGCCTCGGAGCGCAACCAGCCGGGCGTGACGCCCACGACCGTGACCGGCTGCTCGGCCAGCTCGGCCGACAGGCTCGTGACGAGCCGGTCGATGCACCCCTTGACGTAGTCGTAGTAGAAACCGACGCCCTGCCGGTACTCCCGGTTGACCTCGCTCGGCCCGTCGGTCATCTCCACGAGGAGGCCGCCGCCGGACTCCAGCACCAGGGGCAGGGCGAGGGCGCTGGTGATGACGTGGGTGTCGATGCCCATCCGCAGCATGCGCAGGCCGCCCTCGAGGTCGTGCTCCCACAGCGGCGTGCCGAACTGCGCGTACCGGTCGCCGCCGAAGATGTCGTTGACGAGGACGTCGAGCCGGCCGTGGCGCTCGCGGATGCGCTCGACGAGCGCGCGCACCTCCTCCGGCCGGGTGTGGTCCACCCGCTCGGCGACGCCGTCGCCACCCGCCTCGCGCACCAGGTCGAGGGTGTCCTCGATGGTCTCGGGGCGCTCGATCTCGGAGGCCCCGGACGTGCGGCTGCTGCGGCCGCTCGCGTGGACGAAGGCCCCCGCACGGGCGAGCTCGACGGCCAGGGCCCGCCCGGCCCCACGGGTCGCTCCGGCGACGAGGGCGACGGATCCGGACAGCGGTGTCTCAGCCATCCCCTCAGTCTCGCGGCTCGCGGTCGAGACCGCCATGGGGCGCGACCATCTCGCCGCGCACCCCGAGCAGACGGATCGGGCGGGGGTCCTCCAGCGCCCGCAGCAGGTCGAGGGCGGTGCCCGCGATGGTGTCCGCGTCGAAGGTGGGCTCGCCCAGCTTTCGCACCCGCACCACCGTGAAGAACGGCGCGAAGCGCACCTTGAGGTGCACGCGGGAGCAGGCCCTCCCTTCGCCCCGCAGGTCGGTGGCCACCTGCGCCGCGAGCGCCCGGACGGCCCTCTCGATCGCGGCCGGCTCGGTCAGGTCCTGCTGGAAGGTCGTCTCGTGCCCGTGCGCCCTGGCCACGTGCGGGGTGTCGTCGACGACGGCGCTGCCCTCGCCGCGCCCCAGGAGACCGATGTGCGGGCCGGTGCGGGGCCCGAACTCCTCGACCAGCACCTGCGTGGGCGCCGCGGCCAGGTCGGCCACGGTCTCGATGCCCAGCCCGGACAGCCGGGCCCCGATCCGCGGTCCCACGCCCCACAGGGCGGTGGTCGGACGCTCGCCCATGACCTCCAGCCAGGTGCGACGGGTCAGCCGGTACACCCCGCCGGGCTTGCCGAACCCGGTGGCGACCTTCGCCCGGACCTTCGTGTCCCCGATGCCCACCGAGCAGTGCAGACCCGTCGCCTCGTGCACCGCCGCCCGGATGGCGTGGGCGCTGCCCTCGGGGTCCTCGGTGTCGACCCCGACGAAGGCCTCGTCCCACCCGAGGACCTCCACCACCGCACCGGGGAAGGCTCTCAGCGTGCCCATCACCTGCGCGGAGGCCGCCTCGTAGACGGGGAAGTCCACCGAGAGGAAGACCGCGTCCGGGGCCTTGCGAACGGCGATCTTCAGCGGCATGCCCGACCGCACGCCGAGCTCCCGCGCCGCGTAGGACGCCGTGGAGACGACGGCGCGCTCGCTCGGGTCACCCCGACCGCCGACGACGACGGGTCGGCCCGCGAGCTCGGGGTGGCGCAGCACCTCGACCGCCGCGAGGAACTCGTCCATGTCGACGTGCAGCACCCAGCCGGTCATGGACCCATCATCGCGCCCGGTCGGGGAGCGGTCCGCCCATGCGTGCGGGGGGAATATCCCCCTTCGCGCATCCGTAGACTCTTGGTGATGACCACCTATCTCGACCACGCGGCGACCACGCCGATGCTCCCGGCTGCCCGGGCGGCGATGGTCGAGCAGCTGGCGATCACCGGCAACGCCTCGAGCCTGCACGGTCCCGGCCGGGACGCGCGGCGCACCGTCGAGGAGTCGCGCGAGCAGATCGCGGCGGCCCTGGGCGCCCGCCCGAGCGAGATCGTCTTCACCTCCGGTGGCACCGAGGCGGACAACCTCGCGATCACCGGCAGCTTCCGCTCCGCCCGTGCGGCCGACGCCCGGCGCACGCGCATCGTCGCCAGTGCCGTCGAGCACCACGCCGTCCTCGACCCCATCGACCACGCGGTGGAGCACGAGGGCGCGCAGGCGACCTTCGTCGTCCCGGGGGAGTGCGGGACCGTCCAGCCGAGCGCCGTGCGCGAGGCGATCGAGACCGACCCCACCGACGTCGCCGCCGTGTCGGTGATGTGGGCGAACAACGAGGTCGGCACCGTCCAGGACGTCGCCGCGATGGCAGAGATCGCCCACGAGCACGGGCTGGCCTTCCACACCGACGCCGTGCAGGCCGCCGGGCACCTGCCCGTGGACTTCGCGGCCAGCGGCGTCGACCTGATGAGCGTCAGCGCGCACAAGCTCGGCGGTCCGATCGGCATCGGCGCCCTCGTCGCGAGGCGCGATGCCCGCCTCATCGCCCTCAGCCACGGCGGCGGGCAGGAGCGCGGCATCCGCTCGGGCACCCTGGACGTCGCCTCGATCCGCGCCTTCGCCGTGGCCCTGACCGAGTCGGTGGAGCGAAGGGAGGAGGAGGCCGCGCGCATCGGTGGCCTCCGCGACCGATTCCTGACCGGGACGCAGCAGCTCGACCTCGGCATCCGCGTCACCGGTTGCTGGAAGGTCGGGGACGTGACCACCCGCCTGCCCGGCAACGCCCACATCACCATCCCCGGGTGCGAGGGCGACTCGATGCTCTACCTGCTGGACGCGGCCGGCGTCGCGGTCTCGACCGGGTCGGCCTGCCAGGCCGGGATCCCGCAGCCCTCCCACGTCGTCCTCGCGATGGGGCGCTCGGAGGGGGAGGCACGCGGCTCCCTCCGCGTCTCCTTCGGCGCGACCTCGACCGAGGCCGATGTCGAGAGGGTCCTCGCCGCCCTGCCCGAGGCCGTCGACCGTGCCCGACGGGCGAGCGGAGCGGCCTGAGATGCGTGTCGTCGCCGCGATGAGCGGCGGGGTCGACTCCGCCGTCGCCGCCTCCCGGATGATCGAGGCGGGCCACGACGTCGTCGGTGTGCACCTCGCCCTGGCCAAGGACGCCAAGACGCTGCGCGAGGGGGCCCGCGGGTGCTGCACGATCGAGGACGCCGGTGATGCCCGCCGCGTCGCCGACCGGCTCGGCATCCCCTTCTACGTGTGGGACATGGCCACCCCCTTCGACCGGGACGTCGTCGAGGACTTCGTCGCCGAGTACGAGGCCGGCCGCACCCCCAACCCCTGCCTGCGCTGCAACGAGAAGATCAAGTTCGCCGCCCTGCTCGACAAGGCGCTGGCGCTCGGCTTCGACGCCGTCGCGACCGGGCACTACGCGCAGATCGTCGACGGGCCGCACGGTCGCGAGCTGCACCGCGCCGTCGACGACGCGAAGGACCAGTCGTACGTGCTCGGGGTGCTGGACGAGGAGCAGCTGGCCCGCGCGTTCTTCCCGCTCGGCGACACGACCAAGCCGGACATCCGCGCCGAGGCCGCCGAGCGCGGCTTTGCCGTGGCCAAGAAGCCCGACAGCCACGACATCTGCTTCATCTCCGACGGTGACACCCGCGGCTGGCTGACGCAGCGCCTCGGGGAGCGCGAGGGCGAGATCGTCGACGAGGGCTCCGGCGAGGTCGTCGGCGAGCACCGCGGTGCGTACGGCTTCACCGTCGGGCAGCGGCGCGGGCTCGGCCTCGACCGCTCCGGCCTGGACGGGCAGCCGCGCTACGTCACCCGGGTCGAGGCGGAGTCCAACCGCGTCTTCATCGGCACCGCCGACCTCCTCGGCACCGACCTGATCGAGGCCGACCACGTGCGCTGGTGCGGCCCGGCGGCCTCCGGCAGCCATCGGCTCGGCGCCCAGATCCGCGCGCACGGCGAGGAGATCCCGGCGCTCGCCGAGGTCGTCGACGGCGAGGGCGGTGCCCGGCTGCTGGTCCGCCTGGACACCGCCGTCCGCGGCGCCGCCCCCGGCCAGTCGATCGTGCTCTACGACGGCACCCGCGTCGTCGGGTCGGGGACGATCGCCCGGGCCTCCCGTTCCGCGTCGCCCGCGGGTGGAGGTGAGCTCGCCGACGAATCGCCGGCGCCTGCCCGTTCATCCAGCGGTCGCGCGGCGGGCGAGGCATGACACTCGCCTCCGGCGTCGGCTCGTGGCCGGGGGAGCGCCCCCGCGAGGCCACCGTCGCCGTCCGCGACCTCCTCGGTGACGGCATCCCGCACCTGCCCGAGCTGCCCGCACGCGGACCCGGCGCCGACATCATCGGCCGGGGAGCCGCGCTGCTCACCGACCTGCACGTCGAGACACAGCCCTACGGGTGGCGCTTCACCGACCGCTCCGGCCGGGACGAAGGGAGGGCCCGCGCCCTCCTGCGCGAGGACCTCGACGAGCTCGCAGAGGCCTACGACGGCTGGACCGGGCCGCTGAAGCTGCAGGTCGCCGGCCCGTGGACCCTCGGTGCGAGCATCGAGCTGCCGCGGGGTGAGCGGGCCGTCCACGACCCCGGAGCCCGGCGCGACATCGCGGGCGCCCTCGCGGAGGGGGTGCGCCAGCACGTCGCCGACGTCGAGCGACTGGTGCCCGGGGCCGCGGTGATCGTCCAGGTCGACGAGCCCGGCCTGCCGGCCGTGCTCGAGGGCCGCCTCCCGACGCAGTCCGGCTACGGACGCCTGCGGGCCGTCGATCGCGGCGAGGTGCGTGACGGCCTCCGCACGGTCCTCGGGGCGCTGGAGGGGCACACGACCCTCGTGCACTGCTGCAGCGGTGACGTGCCGGTGACCCTGCTGCGCGAGACCGGCGCCGACGGGATCTCCCTGGACACCTCCCTCGTCGACGGCCCCCGGTGGGAGCAGCTCGCCGAGGCCGTCGAGGCCGGGGTCACCCTCTGGGCGGGAGCCGTCCCCACCTCGGGCGGGACCGACTGGCGCACGGCCCGCGACCGGCTCGTCGCCGCCTGGCACCGCATCGGCCTGCCCGATGCCGCCCTCGGTGACCTCGTGGTCACGCCCGCGTGCGGACTGGCCGGGGGACCCCCCTTCGAGCAGGTGGGGACGCAGTCGGCGGTGGACGCCCTGCGCACCACCCGGGACCTCGCCACGGCCCTGAGCGACGTCGCCGCCGGCTGACGGCACCCCGGATACGAACTACTGCAGGCAGCAGCACGTATCGCGCGCAGTAGTTCGAGCTGCGGCTGACGATACGAAGTACTGATTGCAGCACTTCGCGGCGGCGCGGATCGGTGCGGCCGTCGTGTGGCGCTTGTCACTTCGTGCCACATGCACCAGTGTTGACCGCACAGGAGCAACCCGGCACAACGTCGTGCGAAGGAAGTGCAATGGCGCGCATCACCGTCACCGTCGATGGCATGAGGTTCACCCACGAGGTCGAACCCCGAACCCTGCTGGTGCACTACCTCCGCGAGACGGTCGGCAGGACCGGCACCGTGGTCGGGTGCGACAGCAGCAACTGCGGCGCCTGCACCGTGCTCGTCGACGGGGAGAGCATCAAGTCCTGCTCCGTCCTCGCCGTCCAGGCGGACGGCGCCGAGATCGAGACCGTCGAGGGCCTCGCCGCCGGTGACGGCACACTGCACCCGGTCCAGCAGGCCTTCCACGAGCACCACGGGCTCCAGTGCGGGTACTGCACCCCCGGGATGCTCATGCGCACCGTCTGCCTCGTGCGCGAGAACCCGGAGCCGACCGAGGACGAGGTCCGCGAAGGGCTCAAGGGCAACATGTGCCGCTGCACCGGCTACCAGGGGATCGTCTCGGCGGTCATGGCCTACTCGCAGGCCGCCCGCGACGAGGAGGTCGGTCGATGAGCACCGCACCCGATGCGCCGAGCGCGCAGGACGAGCGGACCCCCGAGATCGGGCGCGCCCGCCTGCGCCGCGAGGACGAGCGGGCCCTGACCGGCCGGACCCGGTGGACCGACGACATGACCCTGCCCGGGATGCTCCACCTGTCCGTGCTCCGGTCCCCGGTCGCCCACGCCTCGATCACCGAGCTGGACACCACCGAGGCCGCCCGGGCGCCCGGGGTCGTCGGGGTCTGGACCGGGGAGGACCTGCCCGAGCAGGGGGCGATGCCGACGGCGTGGACCGTCAGCGACGACATGAGGACACCGCCCTACTTCCCGCTGAGCGTCGGATCCGTCAAGCACGTCGGCGACATCGTGGCGGTCGTGGCCGCCACGTCGAAGGAGGCCGCCGACGACGCGCTCGAGCTCATCGACGTCGACTACGACGAGCTCCCCGTGGTCGTCGACCCGATGGTCGCGAAGCAGGAGGGGAGTCCGCTCGTCCACCCGGACCTCGGCACGAACGTGTGTGCCACGTGGGGACTCGACTCGGTCACCCTCGGCACCGGTGGCGACGCCGCCGCGGCGATCCGCGAGGCCGAGTCCGACCCCGACCAGGTCGTGGTGCGGCGCACGCTCCGGCAGAACCGCGTCACGCCCGCCTACATCGAGCCCCGCTCGATCGTCGTCGACCCGACCGCCGAGCAGGTGACGATGTGGTCGGCCACCCAGGTGCCGCACATCGTGCGCATCCTCATGGCGATGACCCAACCCATCGAGGAGCACGAGCTGCGCGTCGTGGCGCCGGACGTCGGTGGCGGGTTCGGGGGCAAGCTGCAGTTCACCCGCGAGGAGGCGCTGGTGCTGCTGATCGCACGGCGGCTGCGCCTGCCCTGCAAGTACACCGAGTCCCGCAGCGAGTCGATGCAGTCGTCGCACCATGCGCGCGACCAGGTGCAGGAGCTGACCCTGGCCGCACGGCGGGACGGCACCATCACCGCCCTGGACGTCGACCTCACCGCGGACATGGGGGCCTACCTGGGCATCCTCACCGCGGGGATCCCGCTGCTGGGCGGATTCATGTTCAACGGGATCTACCGGATCCCGGCCTACTCCTTCCACTGCACCGACGTCTTCACCAACAAGACGATGACCGATGCCTACCGCGGGGCGGGGAAGCCGGAGGCGACCTTCGGCATCGAGCGGATGATGGACGAGCTGGCCGTCGAGCTGGACCTGGACCCGATCGAGGTGCGGCGACGCAACTGGATCAGGCCCGAGGAGTTCCCGTACGCCACCGTGGCCGGCCTGACCTACGACTCCGGCAACTACGACCAGGCCACCGACAAGGCGCTCGCGATGTTCGGCTACGACGAGCTGCGGGCCGAGCAGCGGCGTCGCCGCGAGGCGCAGGACCCCGTCCAGCTCGGCATCGGGGTGTGCACCTTCGTCGAGCTGTCCGGACTGGCCCCCAGCCGCGTGCTCGGAGGCCTGAACTACGGCTCCGGCGGATGGGAGCACTCCACGATCCGGATGCTCCCGACCGGCAAGGTCGAGGTCGTCGCCGGCACCACCTCGCACGGGCAGGGGCACGCCACCGCCTTCTCCCAGATCGTCTCGGACGAGCTGGGCATCCCCTTCGAGGACATCGTCCTCATCAGCGGCGACACCGCGTCCGCCCACAAGGGCATGGACACCTACGGGTCCCGCTCGCTGGTCGTCGGGGGGATGGCGATCGTCGGGGCGGCCCGCAAGGTGGTGGAGAAGGCCCGGCCGATCGCCGCCCACATGCTCGAGGCAAGCACCGACGACCTCGAGTTCGCCGGGGGGAGGTTCTCGGTCAAGGGCACGGGCAGCGGCGTGACCATCCAGGAGATCATGATCAGCACCTGGCTCGCGCACGACCTCCCGGACGGGCTGGAGCCGAACCTGGATGCGGACTGCACCTTCGACCCGGAGAACTTCTCCTACCCCACGGGGACGCACCTGGCGGCCGTCGAGGTCGACACGCAGACCGGGCGGGTGACGGTCCGCGACTACGTCTGCGTCCAGGACGTCGGCGTCCTGGTCAACCCGATGATCGTCGACGGGCAGGTCCACGGCGGACTCACCCAGGGCATCGCCCAGGCGCTGTACGAGGAGATCCAGTACTCCGACGAGGGCCAGCTCACCAGCGGCACCCTCGCCGACTACCTGGTCCCGGCTGCCCCGGACGTCCTGCGCTACCGCACGGACACCACCGTGACCGAGGCGACCACCAATGTCCTGGGGGTCAAGGCGGTGGGCGAGACGGGTGCCACCGCCGCCCCGCCGGCCATCGTCAACGGTGTGCTGGACGCCCTGCGACCGCTCGGGGTCACCGACATCACGATGCCGTGCACCCCGCCGAAGGTCTGGACGGCGATCGACGAGGCGCGACGCACGACCGAGGGACAGGTGACGGCATGAGGCCCGTGGACTTCGACTACACGTCACCGACCACCCTCGAGGAGGTGGTGCGCAGCCTCGACGACGGGGGTGACGAGGCCACCATCATCGGTGGCGGGCAGTCGCTCATGCCGGTGCTGCGCATGCGGATGGCCGACCCGGAGCTCCTCGTCGACCTGCGCAGGGTCCCCGGCATGCGGGAGGTGCGGGAGGAGGGCGACCACGTCGTCGTCGGTGCCATGGCCACCCACCACGCAGTGGCCCACGACGCACTCGTCGCCGCCCATGCCGGGGTCCTGGGCCAGGCCGCGGCGTGCGTGGGGGATCCGCAGATCAGGTACCGGGGGACCGTCGGCGGTTCCCTGGCCCATGCCGACCCGGCGGGCGACATCGCACCCGCCGTGCTGGCGCTCGACGGCGTCATCGAGGTCACCGGTCCCGACGGGGCGAGGACGGTGCCGGCGACGGAGTTCTTCCACGGCCCGTTCACCACGGACCTGCGCGACGGCGAGGTGCTGACCGCCGTTCGACTGCCCAAGCACACGGGGTGGGGGATGCGCTACGAGAAGTTCGCGCACGTGGCCCAGTCCTGGTCCATCGTCGCCGTCGCGGCGGCGGTGCAGGTCGAGGACGGTGCCATCGCCCGCGTGCGCCTGGGGATGGCCAACATGGGGCAGACACCGCTGCGGGCAGAGACGGCCGAAGCAGCGCTGACGGGAGTGCCGCTCCAGGAGCGCGCCGTGCACGACGCGGCCGCGCGTGCCGGCGAGGGAACCTCCCCGCCGGTCGACGCCGCGGGCACCGCCGAGTACCGCCGCCATCTCGCGGGGGTCCTGGCCGGCCGGGCGGTCGCCGCGGCCGCGGGAGTGGCCGGATGAGAAGAAGCCAGTCGGCAGACGCACGGACAGGAGCCTGCGCATGAGTACCAGCACCGCGAAACTCGTCGATCTCAACGCGGACGGTGGTGAGAGCTTCGGTCGGTGGACCCTGGGTGCCGACGAGTCCCTGGCCCCGATGATCTCCTCGCTCAACGTGGCCTGCGGGTGGCACGCCGGTGACCCGGCGACCATGGCCACCTCCGTCGCGCTCGCCAAGGAGCACGGGGTCGGGCTCGGCGCGCACCCGGGTTTCCCCGACCTCACCGGCTTCGGACGCCGCGCGATGGCCTTCTCCCCGACGGAGGCGGCGCAGGCAGTGCTCTACCAGACCGGAGCCCTGCGGGCCTTCGCGGACCAGCTGGGCGTCCCCCTTCGTCACGTCAAGCCCCACGGCAGCCTCTACGGGCTGCTGATGAAGGACGACGACGCGGCCGACGCCGTCGCCGACGCCGTCGCGGAGGTGGACCCGACCCTCTTCATCGTGCTGGAGGCCGGGCACTGCGCCGACCGGCAGCGCGAGCGCGGCCACAAGGTGGCTGCGGAGGCCTTCGCCGACCTCGAGTACACCGACGACGGGCACATCATCATCGACCCGAAGAACCAACGGCGCGACCCCCAGTGGTGCGCCGACCAGGTCGCCGACATCCTCCAGGGGCGGGTCCGGTCGGTCAACGGGGTGGTCTCCTCGATCCGGGCGGACACCGTCTGCCTGCACTCGGACCGACCGGGGGCGGTGGACAACGCCCGTGCCGTCGTCGACCGCATGACCAGCTTGGGGTGGACGATCCGGTCCCTCCACCAGATCGACCAGGAGGGTTCATGAGCCAACCGGTGCAGCTGCCTCCCGCGCGCTACGAGCACGGGGGAGACGAGTTCATCTTCGTCGAGATCGCCGAGGAGATGAGCATGGAGGCCAACATCAAGGCCACGCTCATCACCCAGGAGCTCGAGAGCAGGCAGATGTCGGGACTGGTCGACATCTGCCCCTCCAATGCCTCCTACCTCGTGCGCTTCGACCCCGACGTCATCCCCCCGGCGGACCTCATGGCGCTCCTGAAGGACCTGGAGGGGCGCTTCCAGGAGGTGCCCGAGGGGTTCACGCTGCAGACCCGCGTCGTGGACGTGCCGGTGCTCTACAACGACCCCTGGACGCACGAGGCGATGATGCGCTTCCGCGACCGGCACCAGGACCCGGAGTCGACCGATCTGGAGTACGGCGCCCGCACCAACGGCTTCGACAGCGTCGAGGCCTTCATCGAGCACCTGGCCGGGAACCCGTGGATCGTCACCATGCTCGGCTTCGTCCCGGGCCTGCCGTTCTGCTACCAGCTCGAGCCG
Proteins encoded in this region:
- a CDS encoding xanthine dehydrogenase family protein molybdopterin-binding subunit; the protein is MSTAPDAPSAQDERTPEIGRARLRREDERALTGRTRWTDDMTLPGMLHLSVLRSPVAHASITELDTTEAARAPGVVGVWTGEDLPEQGAMPTAWTVSDDMRTPPYFPLSVGSVKHVGDIVAVVAATSKEAADDALELIDVDYDELPVVVDPMVAKQEGSPLVHPDLGTNVCATWGLDSVTLGTGGDAAAAIREAESDPDQVVVRRTLRQNRVTPAYIEPRSIVVDPTAEQVTMWSATQVPHIVRILMAMTQPIEEHELRVVAPDVGGGFGGKLQFTREEALVLLIARRLRLPCKYTESRSESMQSSHHARDQVQELTLAARRDGTITALDVDLTADMGAYLGILTAGIPLLGGFMFNGIYRIPAYSFHCTDVFTNKTMTDAYRGAGKPEATFGIERMMDELAVELDLDPIEVRRRNWIRPEEFPYATVAGLTYDSGNYDQATDKALAMFGYDELRAEQRRRREAQDPVQLGIGVCTFVELSGLAPSRVLGGLNYGSGGWEHSTIRMLPTGKVEVVAGTTSHGQGHATAFSQIVSDELGIPFEDIVLISGDTASAHKGMDTYGSRSLVVGGMAIVGAARKVVEKARPIAAHMLEASTDDLEFAGGRFSVKGTGSGVTIQEIMISTWLAHDLPDGLEPNLDADCTFDPENFSYPTGTHLAAVEVDTQTGRVTVRDYVCVQDVGVLVNPMIVDGQVHGGLTQGIAQALYEEIQYSDEGQLTSGTLADYLVPAAPDVLRYRTDTTVTEATTNVLGVKAVGETGATAAPPAIVNGVLDALRPLGVTDITMPCTPPKVWTAIDEARRTTEGQVTA
- a CDS encoding xanthine dehydrogenase family protein subunit M, coding for MRPVDFDYTSPTTLEEVVRSLDDGGDEATIIGGGQSLMPVLRMRMADPELLVDLRRVPGMREVREEGDHVVVGAMATHHAVAHDALVAAHAGVLGQAAACVGDPQIRYRGTVGGSLAHADPAGDIAPAVLALDGVIEVTGPDGARTVPATEFFHGPFTTDLRDGEVLTAVRLPKHTGWGMRYEKFAHVAQSWSIVAVAAAVQVEDGAIARVRLGMANMGQTPLRAETAEAALTGVPLQERAVHDAAARAGEGTSPPVDAAGTAEYRRHLAGVLAGRAVAAAAGVAG
- a CDS encoding 5-oxoprolinase subunit PxpA, giving the protein MSTSTAKLVDLNADGGESFGRWTLGADESLAPMISSLNVACGWHAGDPATMATSVALAKEHGVGLGAHPGFPDLTGFGRRAMAFSPTEAAQAVLYQTGALRAFADQLGVPLRHVKPHGSLYGLLMKDDDAADAVADAVAEVDPTLFIVLEAGHCADRQRERGHKVAAEAFADLEYTDDGHIIIDPKNQRRDPQWCADQVADILQGRVRSVNGVVSSIRADTVCLHSDRPGAVDNARAVVDRMTSLGWTIRSLHQIDQEGS
- a CDS encoding carboxyltransferase domain-containing protein, whose translation is MSQPVQLPPARYEHGGDEFIFVEIAEEMSMEANIKATLITQELESRQMSGLVDICPSNASYLVRFDPDVIPPADLMALLKDLEGRFQEVPEGFTLQTRVVDVPVLYNDPWTHEAMMRFRDRHQDPESTDLEYGARTNGFDSVEAFIEHLAGNPWIVTMLGFVPGLPFCYQLEPRERQVQVPKYVRPRTFTPERAFGIGGAFSVVYPVQGAGGYQLYGMSATPVLNVRQDHPDFAHSIVFPRAGDILRYRSVDRTEFDDTRREVEAGTFRYRQHDVEFSPAAFLDDPQGVNDRLLEVLYR